The following are encoded in a window of Verrucomicrobiia bacterium genomic DNA:
- a CDS encoding sodium:proton antiporter, whose translation MESLPINPPLAMAIPFGILLGAIALGPLWFADWWGRHYGKVSLALAAIVVGIYVTVFRGAGEVWQTARDYISFICLIGSLFVISGGIHINVKGEATPLVNVFFLLIGALVANALGTTGASMLLVRPWLRMNKYRLTAHHVVFFIFIVSNVGGSLSPVGDPPLFLGYLKGVPFGWVGSQCWPMWATGVGILLAMFFVRDTANFRRAPARVREEETAHEQWRFLGLSNALFLGLVIGAVFIKRPPFLREALMAAAAAGSYFTTRKSVHDSNDFNFHPIKEVALLFAGIFGTMIPALDWLQGHAGQLVQPTSGLFYWGSGTLSSVLDNAPTYLSFLSAEFGTFAIPEKAAAVLVWLKTHGPDVAAATGPHAEQICQVITALKTHHPQVLLDGSYTQAHAEMGLLLGNPLYVKCLRAISIGSVFFGANTYIGNGPNFMVKAIADQQKTHTPTFLGYFFKFTLPFMLPMLLVVWWLFFRG comes from the coding sequence TCTGGTTTGCGGATTGGTGGGGGCGGCATTACGGCAAGGTCTCTTTGGCGTTGGCGGCGATTGTGGTTGGGATATATGTGACGGTGTTCCGCGGGGCCGGGGAGGTTTGGCAGACAGCCCGGGATTATATCAGCTTCATCTGCCTGATTGGTTCGCTATTCGTCATCTCGGGTGGAATCCACATCAATGTAAAGGGAGAGGCCACTCCTTTGGTGAATGTGTTTTTTTTGCTGATCGGGGCTTTGGTAGCCAACGCCCTGGGCACAACAGGGGCCTCAATGCTCCTGGTCAGGCCCTGGCTGCGCATGAACAAGTACCGGTTAACGGCTCATCACGTCGTTTTTTTTATTTTTATTGTTTCCAACGTGGGCGGGAGCCTGAGTCCAGTGGGCGATCCGCCGCTCTTTTTGGGCTATCTCAAAGGGGTCCCCTTCGGGTGGGTTGGGTCTCAATGCTGGCCGATGTGGGCTACCGGGGTGGGGATTCTCTTGGCCATGTTCTTCGTCCGGGACACAGCTAATTTCCGCCGCGCGCCCGCCCGGGTGCGTGAAGAAGAAACCGCGCATGAACAATGGCGGTTTCTGGGACTGTCGAACGCGTTATTCCTGGGCCTTGTGATTGGGGCGGTTTTTATCAAGCGGCCTCCCTTTTTGCGAGAGGCGCTCATGGCGGCTGCCGCTGCGGGGTCCTACTTCACCACACGCAAATCGGTGCATGACTCCAATGACTTCAACTTTCATCCCATCAAAGAGGTGGCCCTGCTGTTCGCGGGGATTTTTGGCACGATGATACCGGCTTTGGACTGGCTCCAGGGGCACGCCGGCCAACTGGTTCAGCCGACCTCCGGTCTTTTCTACTGGGGCAGCGGGACCTTATCCAGCGTGTTGGATAACGCCCCCACATATCTCAGTTTCCTAAGCGCCGAGTTCGGGACCTTTGCAATACCTGAAAAGGCGGCGGCAGTGCTGGTCTGGCTGAAAACCCACGGTCCGGATGTGGCAGCGGCGACCGGGCCGCATGCTGAGCAAATCTGCCAGGTCATTACGGCACTCAAAACACATCATCCGCAGGTGTTGCTGGATGGAAGTTACACACAGGCGCATGCCGAAATGGGCTTGCTGCTGGGCAACCCGCTTTACGTAAAGTGCTTGCGGGCAATCAGCATCGGTTCGGTCTTTTTTGGGGCCAACACCTACATCGGCAACGGCCCGAATTTCATGGTCAAGGCCATCGCCGATCAGCAGAAGACCCATACCCCCACGTTCCTGGGCTACTTTTTCAAATTCACCCTGCCTTTTATGCTGCCGATGTTGTTAGTGGTTTGGTGGCTCTTTTTCAGGGGCTGA